From the Lysobacter sp. FW306-1B-D06B genome, one window contains:
- the rpoC gene encoding DNA-directed RNA polymerase subunit beta', protein MKDLLNLFNQQRAAIDFDAIKIALASPDLIRSWSYGEVKKPETINYRTFKPERDGLFCAAIFGPIKDYECLCGKYKRMKHRGVVCEKCGTEVTLAKVRRERMGHIDLASPVAHIWFLKSLPSRIGLMLDMTLRDIERILYFEAYVVTEPGLTALERGTLLTEEQFLQARQEHGDDFEAAMGAEAVYELLRTIDLQSEMVTLKEEIAATNSETKLKRLTKRIKLVEAFLESGNRPEWMVMTVLPVLPPDLRPLVPLDGGRFATSDLNDLYRRVINRNNRLRRLLELNAPDIIVRNEKRMLQESVDALMDNGRRGRAITGTNKRPLKSLADMIKGKQGRFRQNLLGKRVDYSGRSVIVVGPTLRLHECGLPKKMALELFKPFIFAKLQRRGLATTIKAAKKLVEREEAEVWDILEEVIREHPVLLNRAPTLHRLGIQAFEPVLIEGKAIQLHPLVCTAFNADFDGDQMAVHVPLSLEAQLEARALMMASNNILSPANGEPIIVPSQDVVLGLYYMTRGLENKAGEGMVFANVAEVKRAYDNRAVQLHAKCKVRITETVKNEDGTSEQKTSIVDTTVGRALLREILPEGLPFALTNVELTKKNISRLINSCYRMLGLKDTVVFADKLMYTGFAYATRAGVSIGIDDMLIPVEKKGILDEAEAEVLEIQEQYQSGLVTAGERYNKVVDIWSRTNERVAKAMMDAIGTEKVENAKGETIDQKSMNSIYIMADSGARGSQAQIRQLAGMRGLMAKPDGSIIETPITANFREGLNVLQYFISTHGARKGLADTALKTANSGYLTRRLVDVAQDVVITESDCGTLEGLTMTPIVEGGDVVEPLRDRVLGRVVAEDVFLPGNDEEPIVTRNTLLDEAWVQKLEDASVQSIKVRSTITCSSSFGVCSHCYGRDLGRGHLVNHGEAVGVVAAQSIGEPGTQLTMRTFHIGGAASRAAAIDNVTVKTTGTIKFNNLKHVEHASGNLVAVSRSGELSVLDGHGRERERYKLPYGATVNVKDGAEIKAGQTVANWDPHNHPIVSEVAGFVRFIDFVDGVTVIEKTDELTGLASREITDPKRRGSQGKDLRPIVRIVDKNGKDLSIPGTDLPAQYLLPPRSIVNLQDGAPVGVGDVVAKIPQEASKTRDITGGLPRVADLFEARKPKDPAVLAERSGIVSFGKDTKGKQRLIIKDTDGNEHEELIPKYRQIIVFEGEHVEKGETVVDGEPSPQDILRLLGVEPLAVYLTKEIQDVYRLQGVKINDKHIEVIVRQMLRKVEITDQGDSKFLNGEQVERQRLIEENAKLASRNEILAGFEPVLLGITKASLATESFISAASFQETTRVLTEAAVRGTRDSLRGLKENVIVGRLIPAGTGLAYHTQRRRGATGLTESELETLAGPVTTAEPVETADVEGEESSAS, encoded by the coding sequence ATGAAAGACTTGCTCAACCTCTTCAACCAGCAGCGCGCGGCGATCGACTTCGACGCGATCAAGATCGCGCTCGCCTCGCCGGACCTGATCCGCTCGTGGTCCTACGGCGAAGTGAAGAAGCCGGAAACGATCAACTACCGCACCTTCAAGCCGGAGCGCGACGGCCTGTTCTGCGCCGCCATCTTCGGTCCGATCAAGGACTACGAGTGCCTGTGCGGCAAGTACAAGCGCATGAAGCACCGCGGCGTGGTGTGCGAGAAGTGCGGCACGGAAGTGACGCTGGCCAAGGTGCGCCGCGAGCGCATGGGCCACATCGACCTGGCCTCGCCGGTCGCGCACATCTGGTTCCTGAAGTCGCTGCCGTCCCGCATCGGCCTGATGCTGGACATGACGCTGCGTGACATCGAGCGCATCCTGTACTTCGAAGCCTACGTGGTGACGGAGCCGGGCCTGACCGCGCTGGAGCGCGGCACGCTGCTCACCGAAGAGCAGTTCCTGCAGGCGCGTCAGGAGCATGGTGACGACTTCGAAGCCGCGATGGGCGCCGAGGCCGTGTACGAGCTGCTGCGCACGATCGACCTGCAGTCGGAAATGGTGACGCTGAAGGAAGAGATCGCCGCCACCAACAGCGAAACCAAGCTCAAGCGCCTCACCAAGCGCATCAAGCTGGTCGAAGCCTTCCTCGAGTCCGGCAACCGTCCGGAGTGGATGGTCATGACCGTGCTGCCGGTGCTGCCGCCGGACCTGCGTCCGCTGGTTCCGCTGGACGGCGGCCGCTTCGCGACCTCCGACCTGAACGACCTGTACCGCCGCGTCATCAACCGCAACAACCGCCTGCGTCGCCTGCTTGAGCTCAATGCGCCCGACATCATCGTGCGCAACGAGAAGCGCATGCTGCAGGAATCGGTCGACGCGCTGATGGACAACGGCCGTCGCGGCCGTGCCATCACCGGCACCAACAAGCGCCCGCTCAAGTCGCTGGCCGACATGATCAAGGGCAAGCAGGGTCGCTTCCGCCAGAACCTGCTCGGCAAGCGCGTGGACTACTCGGGCCGTTCGGTCATCGTGGTCGGCCCGACCCTGCGCCTGCACGAGTGCGGCCTGCCGAAGAAGATGGCGCTGGAACTGTTCAAGCCCTTCATCTTCGCCAAGCTGCAGCGCCGTGGCCTGGCCACGACCATCAAGGCCGCCAAGAAGCTCGTCGAGCGCGAAGAGGCCGAGGTGTGGGACATCCTGGAAGAGGTGATCCGCGAGCATCCGGTCCTGCTGAACCGCGCGCCGACGCTGCACCGCCTGGGCATCCAGGCGTTCGAGCCGGTGCTGATCGAAGGCAAGGCGATCCAGCTGCACCCGCTGGTCTGCACCGCGTTCAACGCCGACTTCGACGGTGACCAGATGGCCGTCCACGTGCCGCTCTCGCTGGAAGCCCAGCTGGAAGCGCGTGCGCTGATGATGGCGTCCAACAACATCCTGTCGCCGGCGAACGGCGAGCCGATCATCGTGCCGTCGCAGGACGTCGTGCTCGGCCTGTACTACATGACCCGCGGCCTTGAGAACAAGGCGGGCGAGGGCATGGTGTTCGCCAACGTCGCCGAAGTGAAGCGCGCCTACGACAACCGCGCCGTCCAGCTGCACGCCAAGTGCAAGGTGCGTATCACCGAGACGGTGAAGAACGAGGACGGCACCAGCGAGCAGAAGACCTCGATCGTCGACACGACCGTGGGTCGCGCCCTGCTGCGTGAAATCCTGCCGGAAGGCCTGCCGTTCGCGCTGACCAACGTCGAGCTGACCAAGAAGAACATCAGCCGCCTGATCAACTCGTGCTACCGCATGCTCGGCCTGAAGGACACGGTCGTGTTCGCCGACAAGCTGATGTACACCGGCTTCGCGTATGCAACGCGCGCCGGCGTCTCCATCGGCATCGACGACATGCTGATCCCGGTCGAGAAGAAGGGCATCCTGGACGAGGCCGAAGCCGAAGTCCTGGAAATCCAGGAGCAGTACCAGTCGGGCCTGGTCACCGCCGGTGAGCGTTACAACAAGGTCGTCGACATCTGGTCGCGCACGAACGAGCGCGTGGCCAAGGCGATGATGGACGCGATCGGCACCGAGAAGGTCGAGAACGCCAAGGGCGAGACCATCGACCAGAAGTCGATGAACTCGATCTACATCATGGCCGACTCCGGCGCGCGTGGTTCGCAGGCGCAGATCCGTCAGCTGGCCGGTATGCGCGGCCTGATGGCCAAGCCGGACGGCTCGATCATCGAGACGCCGATCACCGCGAACTTCCGCGAAGGCCTGAACGTTCTCCAGTACTTCATCTCGACCCACGGTGCCCGTAAGGGTCTGGCCGATACCGCGTTGAAGACGGCGAACTCGGGTTACCTGACCCGTCGCCTCGTCGACGTGGCGCAGGACGTGGTGATCACCGAGAGCGATTGCGGCACGCTGGAAGGCCTCACGATGACCCCGATCGTCGAAGGCGGCGACGTGGTCGAGCCGCTGCGCGACCGAGTGCTGGGTCGCGTTGTGGCCGAGGACGTGTTCCTGCCGGGCAATGACGAGGAACCGATCGTCACGCGCAACACGCTGCTCGACGAAGCCTGGGTGCAGAAGCTCGAGGACGCCAGCGTCCAGTCGATCAAGGTGCGCTCGACGATCACCTGCTCCAGCTCCTTCGGCGTGTGCTCGCACTGCTACGGTCGCGACCTCGGCCGTGGTCACCTGGTCAACCACGGCGAAGCGGTCGGTGTCGTCGCCGCGCAGTCGATCGGTGAGCCGGGTACCCAGCTGACGATGCGTACGTTCCACATCGGTGGTGCGGCGTCGCGTGCGGCTGCGATCGACAACGTCACGGTGAAGACCACCGGTACGATCAAGTTCAACAACCTCAAGCACGTCGAGCACGCCAGCGGCAACCTGGTGGCGGTCTCGCGTTCGGGTGAACTGTCGGTGCTCGACGGCCACGGCCGTGAGCGCGAGCGTTACAAGCTGCCGTACGGCGCGACCGTCAACGTCAAGGACGGCGCGGAGATCAAGGCCGGCCAGACCGTCGCCAACTGGGATCCGCATAACCACCCGATCGTGTCGGAAGTGGCGGGCTTCGTTCGCTTCATCGACTTCGTCGACGGCGTGACCGTCATCGAGAAGACCGACGAACTGACCGGCCTGGCTTCGCGCGAGATCACCGATCCGAAGCGTCGCGGCTCGCAGGGCAAGGACCTGCGTCCGATCGTCCGCATCGTCGACAAGAACGGCAAGGACCTGTCGATCCCGGGTACCGACCTGCCGGCGCAGTACCTGCTGCCGCCGCGCTCGATCGTGAACCTGCAGGACGGCGCGCCGGTGGGCGTGGGCGACGTGGTCGCCAAGATCCCGCAGGAAGCGTCCAAGACCCGCGACATCACGGGCGGTCTGCCGCGCGTGGCCGACCTGTTCGAAGCCCGCAAGCCGAAGGATCCGGCCGTGCTGGCCGAGCGTTCGGGCATCGTCTCGTTCGGCAAGGACACCAAGGGTAAGCAGCGCCTGATCATCAAGGACACCGACGGAAACGAGCACGAAGAGCTCATCCCGAAGTACCGCCAGATCATCGTGTTCGAAGGCGAGCACGTGGAGAAGGGCGAGACCGTGGTGGACGGCGAGCCGAGCCCGCAGGACATCCTGCGCCTGCTGGGTGTCGAGCCGCTGGCCGTGTACCTGACCAAGGAAATCCAGGACGTCTACCGCCTGCAGGGCGTGAAGATCAACGACAAGCACATCGAGGTGATCGTTCGCCAGATGCTGCGCAAGGTTGAGATCACCGACCAGGGCGACAGCAAGTTCCTCAACGGCGAGCAGGTCGAGCGTCAGCGTCTCATCGAGGAGAACGCCAAGCTGGCGTCCCGCAATGAGATCCTGGCCGGCTTCGAGCCGGTCCTGCTGGGCATCACCAAGGCCTCGCTGGCGACCGAGTCGTTCATCTCGGCGGCCTCCTTCCAGGAGACCACCCGCGTGCTGACCGAGGCGGCCGTCCGCGGTACCCGCGACAGCCTGCGTGGCCTGAAGGAGAACGTGATCGTGGGTCGCCTGATCCCGGCCGGTACTGGTCTGGCGTACCACACCCAGCGCCGTCGCGGCGCCACGGGCCTGACGGAATCGGAGCTGGAGACCCTCGCGGGCCCGGTGACGACCGCCGAGCCGGTCGAGACCGCGGACGTCGAGGGCGAGGAGTCCAGCGCCTCCTGA
- the rplL gene encoding 50S ribosomal protein L7/L12, protein MSLSNEQIIDAVAGMTISQVMDLVKAIEDKFGVTAAAPVAVAGPAVAAAPVEEQTEFNVILKAAGEKKVEVIKAVRAITGLGLKEAKDLVEGAPQTVKEAVSKEDSEKFKKELEAAGATVELK, encoded by the coding sequence ATGTCCCTGTCCAACGAACAGATCATCGACGCCGTTGCCGGCATGACCATCAGCCAGGTTATGGACCTGGTCAAGGCGATCGAAGACAAGTTCGGCGTCACCGCCGCTGCTCCGGTTGCTGTTGCCGGTCCGGCCGTCGCCGCTGCCCCGGTCGAAGAGCAGACCGAGTTCAACGTCATCCTGAAGGCCGCCGGCGAGAAGAAGGTCGAGGTCATCAAGGCCGTCCGCGCCATCACCGGCCTGGGCCTGAAGGAAGCGAAGGACCTCGTCGAAGGTGCTCCGCAGACCGTCAAGGAAGCCGTGTCGAAGGAAGACTCCGAGAAGTTCAAGAAGGAACTCGAGGCCGCTGGCGCGACCGTCGAGCTCAAGTAA
- the rpsL gene encoding 30S ribosomal protein S12, with translation MATINQLVRKPRSPETYKSASPALANCPQRRGVCTRVYTTTPKKPNSALRKVAKVRLTNGYEVISYIGGEGHNLQEHSVVLIRGGRVKDLPGVRYHTVRGSLDAAGVTKRRQGRSKYGAKRPKS, from the coding sequence ATGGCGACGATCAATCAGCTGGTGCGCAAGCCGCGCAGCCCTGAAACCTACAAGAGCGCCTCGCCGGCGCTCGCGAACTGCCCGCAGCGTCGTGGCGTTTGCACCCGCGTCTACACGACCACCCCGAAGAAGCCGAACTCGGCGCTGCGCAAGGTGGCCAAGGTGCGTCTGACCAACGGTTACGAGGTCATCTCGTACATCGGCGGCGAAGGCCACAACCTGCAGGAGCACTCGGTGGTGCTGATCCGCGGCGGTCGCGTCAAGGACCTCCCGGGCGTGCGATACCACACCGTGCGCGGTTCGCTCGACGCCGCCGGCGTCACCAAGCGTCGCCAGGGTCGCTCCAAGTACGGCGCCAAGCGTCCGAAGTCCTAA
- the rpsG gene encoding 30S ribosomal protein S7 has product MSRKGSTPQRSVLPDPKHGSETIARFINMVMQSGKKSVAEKIVYGAMEVIGEKNPNALELVEKALGNVSPAVEVKSRRVGGATYQVPVEVRASRRMALAMRWLIESARKRGENSMPRKLAAELMDASENRGGAIKKREETHRMAEANKAFAHYRW; this is encoded by the coding sequence ATGTCGCGTAAAGGTTCCACCCCTCAGCGTTCGGTCCTGCCCGATCCCAAGCACGGCAGCGAGACGATCGCCCGTTTCATCAACATGGTCATGCAGAGCGGCAAGAAGTCGGTCGCCGAGAAGATCGTCTACGGCGCGATGGAAGTCATCGGCGAGAAGAACCCCAACGCCCTCGAGCTGGTCGAGAAGGCGCTGGGCAACGTGTCCCCGGCCGTCGAGGTGAAGTCCCGCCGCGTCGGTGGTGCCACGTACCAGGTGCCGGTCGAAGTGCGCGCCTCGCGCCGCATGGCGCTGGCGATGCGTTGGCTGATCGAATCGGCCCGCAAGCGTGGCGAAAACTCGATGCCGCGCAAGCTTGCGGCCGAGCTGATGGACGCCTCGGAAAACCGTGGCGGCGCTATCAAGAAGCGCGAAGAAACCCACCGCATGGCGGAAGCGAACAAGGCGTTCGCCCACTACCGCTGGTGA
- the rpoB gene encoding DNA-directed RNA polymerase subunit beta, whose product MTTASTNYSFTEKKRIRKDFGKRKSILEVPFLLAIQVDSYREFLQEHTDPSKRADRGLHAALKSVFPIVSYSGNAALEYVGYKLGDPPFDERECRNRGLSYGAPLRVTVRLVIYDRESSTKAIKYVKEQEVYMGEIPLMTDNGTFIVNGTERVIVSQLHRSPGVFFDHDRGKTHSSGKLLYSARIIPYRGSWLDFEFDPKDALFTRIDRRRKLPVTVLLRALGYNNEEMLREFFEINTFHVDPNEGVQLELVPERLRGETLNFDLADGEKVIVEAGRRITARHVKQLEQAGVAALAVPDEYLVGRILSHDVVDAKTGELLATANDEISEDQLAAFRKAGIESVGTLWVNDLDRGAYLSHTLRIDATKTQLEALVEIYRMMRPGEPPTKDAAQNLFHNLFFTFERYDLSAVGRMKFNRRLGRKATEGASVLYDAKYFAERKDEESVRLRGECGNTSDILDVIRVLTEIRNGRGVVDDIDHLGNRRVRSVGEMAENVFRVGLVRVERAVKERLSMAESEGLTPQELINAKPVAAAIKEFFGSSQLSQFMDQNNPLSEVTHKRRVSALGPGGLTRERAGFEVRDVHPTHYGRVCTIETPEGPNIGLINSLAVFARTNKYGFLETPYRKVVDGRITDAVEYLSAIEENEYVIAQANAPADDKGHITAQFVACRYQGESMLRPPSEIHFMDVSPMQTVSVAAALVPFLEHDDANRALMGANMQRQAVPTLRAQKPLVGTGIERAVARDSGVTVNARRGGVIEQIDAGRIVVKVNESEIVGETDAGVDIYTLIKYTRSNQNTCINQRPLVNVGDVVARGDVLADGPSTDIGELALGQNMLVAFMPWNGYNFEDSILLSERVVEQDRYTTIHIEELTCVARDTKLGPEEISADIPNVSEQALNRLDESGVVYIGAEVRAGDILVGKVTPKGESQLTPEEKLLRAIFGEKASDVKDSSLRVPPGMDGTVIDVQVFTRDGIEKDKRARQIEEYEIRRVKKDFDDQYRILEAAIYDRLKTQLVGKTANGGGGLKKGDTVTSLVLDGLSKKDWFTLRMKDDDAVEAIERAQKQIEVHKAEFEKRFADKRGKITQGDDLAPGVLKMVKVFLAVKRRIQPGDKMAGRHGNKGVVSTIVPVQDMPYAADGQTVDIVLNPLGVPSRMNIGQILEVHLGWAAKGLGQKIQRMLDAQQAISELRKFLNDIYNHDNNVVGERVDLTQFTDEELLRLAKNLTDGVPMATPVFDGAAESEIKRMLELAELPSSGQTELFDGRTGEAFERKVTVGYMHMLKLNHLVDDKMHARSTGPYSLVTQQPLGGKAQFGGQRFGEMEVWALEAYGAAYTLQEMLTVKSDDVQGRNQMYKNIVDGEYEMVAGMPESFNVLVKEIRSLAINMELEET is encoded by the coding sequence ATGACCACGGCGTCCACGAATTATTCGTTCACCGAGAAGAAGCGCATCCGCAAGGACTTCGGCAAGCGTAAGTCGATCCTTGAAGTGCCCTTCCTGTTGGCCATCCAGGTCGATTCCTACCGCGAGTTCCTGCAGGAACACACCGATCCGTCCAAGCGCGCCGACCGCGGTCTGCATGCCGCGCTGAAGTCGGTGTTCCCGATCGTCAGCTACAGCGGCAATGCCGCGCTGGAATACGTCGGCTACAAGCTCGGCGATCCCCCGTTCGACGAGCGCGAGTGCCGCAACCGGGGTCTCTCCTACGGCGCCCCGCTGCGCGTGACCGTGCGCCTGGTGATCTACGACCGCGAGTCGTCGACCAAGGCCATCAAGTACGTGAAGGAGCAGGAGGTCTACATGGGCGAGATTCCGCTCATGACCGACAACGGCACCTTCATCGTCAACGGTACCGAGCGCGTCATCGTCTCGCAGCTGCACCGTTCGCCGGGCGTGTTCTTCGACCACGACCGTGGCAAGACGCACAGCTCGGGCAAGCTGCTGTACAGCGCCCGCATCATTCCTTACCGCGGTTCGTGGCTGGACTTCGAGTTCGACCCGAAGGACGCACTGTTCACCCGTATCGACCGTCGCCGCAAGTTGCCGGTGACCGTGCTGCTGCGCGCGCTCGGTTACAACAACGAAGAGATGCTGCGTGAGTTCTTCGAGATCAACACGTTCCACGTCGATCCGAACGAAGGCGTGCAGCTGGAGCTCGTGCCGGAGCGCCTGCGTGGCGAAACGCTGAACTTCGACCTGGCCGACGGCGAGAAGGTCATCGTCGAAGCCGGTCGTCGCATCACCGCGCGTCACGTCAAGCAGCTCGAGCAGGCCGGCGTGGCTGCGCTCGCGGTGCCGGACGAGTACCTCGTCGGCCGCATCCTCTCGCACGACGTCGTCGACGCGAAGACCGGCGAACTGCTGGCCACCGCGAACGACGAGATCAGCGAAGACCAGCTGGCCGCGTTCCGCAAGGCCGGCATCGAGTCCGTCGGCACCCTGTGGGTGAACGATCTGGATCGTGGCGCCTACCTGTCGCACACCCTGCGCATCGACGCGACCAAGACGCAGCTGGAAGCGCTGGTCGAGATCTACCGCATGATGCGTCCGGGCGAGCCGCCGACCAAGGACGCCGCGCAGAACCTGTTCCACAATCTGTTCTTCACCTTCGAGCGCTACGACCTCTCGGCCGTGGGCCGCATGAAGTTCAACCGTCGCCTCGGCCGCAAGGCCACCGAGGGCGCTTCGGTGCTGTACGACGCCAAGTACTTCGCCGAGCGCAAGGACGAAGAGTCCGTGCGCCTGCGCGGTGAGTGCGGCAACACGTCGGACATCCTCGACGTCATCCGCGTGCTGACCGAGATCCGCAACGGTCGCGGCGTGGTGGACGACATCGATCACCTGGGCAACCGTCGCGTGCGTTCGGTCGGCGAAATGGCCGAGAACGTGTTCCGCGTCGGCCTGGTCCGCGTCGAGCGTGCCGTGAAGGAACGCCTGTCGATGGCCGAGTCCGAAGGCCTGACGCCGCAGGAGCTCATCAATGCCAAGCCGGTGGCCGCCGCGATCAAGGAGTTCTTCGGCTCCTCGCAGCTGTCGCAGTTCATGGACCAGAACAACCCGCTGTCGGAAGTCACGCACAAGCGTCGCGTGTCGGCCCTCGGCCCGGGCGGCCTGACCCGCGAGCGCGCCGGCTTCGAAGTGCGCGACGTGCACCCGACGCATTACGGTCGCGTCTGCACCATCGAGACGCCGGAAGGCCCGAACATCGGCCTGATCAACTCGCTGGCCGTGTTCGCCCGCACCAACAAGTACGGCTTCCTCGAGACGCCGTACCGCAAGGTCGTGGACGGTCGCATCACCGACGCGGTCGAGTACCTGTCGGCGATCGAAGAGAACGAGTACGTCATCGCGCAGGCCAACGCGCCGGCCGACGACAAGGGCCACATCACCGCCCAGTTCGTCGCCTGCCGTTACCAGGGCGAGTCGATGCTGCGTCCGCCGAGCGAGATCCACTTCATGGACGTCTCGCCGATGCAGACCGTGTCGGTCGCCGCGGCGCTCGTGCCGTTCCTCGAGCACGACGACGCGAACCGCGCACTGATGGGCGCGAACATGCAGCGCCAGGCCGTGCCGACGCTGCGTGCGCAGAAGCCGCTGGTCGGCACCGGCATCGAGCGCGCCGTGGCGCGCGACTCGGGTGTGACGGTCAATGCACGTCGTGGTGGCGTGATCGAACAGATCGACGCCGGCCGCATCGTGGTCAAGGTGAACGAGTCGGAGATCGTCGGCGAGACCGACGCCGGCGTCGACATCTACACGTTGATCAAGTACACGCGTTCCAACCAGAACACCTGCATCAACCAGCGTCCGCTGGTGAACGTGGGTGACGTGGTCGCGCGCGGCGACGTGCTGGCCGACGGTCCCTCGACCGACATCGGCGAGCTGGCGCTGGGCCAGAACATGCTGGTCGCGTTCATGCCGTGGAACGGCTACAACTTCGAAGACTCGATCCTGCTCTCCGAGCGCGTGGTCGAACAGGATCGTTACACCACGATCCACATCGAAGAGCTGACCTGCGTCGCGCGCGACACCAAGCTGGGTCCGGAGGAAATCTCCGCCGACATCCCGAACGTCTCCGAGCAGGCGCTGAACCGCCTCGACGAGTCGGGCGTGGTGTACATCGGCGCTGAAGTGCGTGCGGGCGACATTCTCGTCGGCAAGGTCACGCCGAAGGGCGAGAGCCAGCTGACGCCGGAAGAGAAGCTGCTGCGTGCGATCTTCGGCGAGAAGGCGTCCGACGTTAAGGACAGCTCGCTGCGCGTGCCGCCGGGCATGGACGGCACCGTCATCGACGTGCAGGTCTTCACCCGCGACGGCATCGAGAAGGACAAGCGCGCGCGCCAGATCGAGGAATACGAGATCCGTCGCGTCAAGAAGGACTTCGACGACCAGTACCGCATCCTCGAAGCGGCCATCTACGACCGTCTGAAGACGCAGCTGGTCGGCAAGACCGCCAACGGCGGTGGTGGCCTGAAGAAGGGCGACACCGTCACCTCGCTGGTGCTCGATGGCCTGTCGAAGAAGGACTGGTTCACCCTGCGCATGAAGGACGACGACGCCGTCGAGGCGATCGAGCGCGCGCAGAAGCAGATCGAAGTGCACAAGGCGGAGTTCGAGAAGCGCTTCGCCGACAAGCGCGGCAAGATCACCCAGGGCGACGACCTCGCTCCGGGCGTGCTGAAGATGGTGAAGGTGTTCCTCGCGGTGAAGCGCCGCATCCAGCCGGGCGACAAGATGGCCGGCCGTCACGGCAACAAGGGTGTCGTGTCGACCATCGTGCCGGTGCAGGACATGCCGTACGCGGCCGACGGCCAGACCGTCGACATCGTCCTGAACCCGCTGGGCGTGCCGTCGCGTATGAACATCGGCCAGATCCTCGAGGTGCATCTGGGCTGGGCCGCGAAGGGCCTGGGCCAGAAGATCCAGCGCATGCTGGATGCACAGCAGGCCATCAGCGAGCTGCGCAAGTTCCTCAACGACATCTACAACCACGACAACAATGTGGTGGGTGAGCGTGTCGACCTGACGCAGTTCACCGATGAGGAACTGCTGCGCCTGGCGAAGAACCTGACCGACGGCGTGCCGATGGCGACGCCGGTGTTCGACGGTGCGGCCGAGTCCGAGATCAAGCGCATGCTGGAACTGGCGGAACTTCCGTCCAGCGGCCAGACCGAACTGTTCGACGGTCGTACCGGCGAAGCGTTCGAGCGCAAGGTCACCGTCGGCTACATGCACATGCTGAAGCTGAACCACCTGGTCGACGACAAGATGCACGCGCGTTCGACCGGTCCGTACTCGCTCGTCACCCAGCAGCCGCTGGGCGGCAAGGCGCAGTTCGGCGGCCAGCGTTTCGGCGAAATGGAAGTCTGGGCGCTGGAAGCCTACGGCGCGGCCTACACCCTGCAGGAAATGCTGACGGTGAAGTCCGACGACGTGCAGGGCCGCAACCAGATGTACAAGAACATCGTCGATGGCGAGTACGAAATGGTGGCCGGCATGCCGGAGTCCTTCAACGTGTTGGTGAAGGAAATCCGCTCGCTCGCGATCAACATGGAGCTGGAAGAGACCTGA